The following proteins come from a genomic window of Musa acuminata AAA Group cultivar baxijiao chromosome BXJ1-7, Cavendish_Baxijiao_AAA, whole genome shotgun sequence:
- the LOC103991452 gene encoding multicopper oxidase LPR1 homolog 4 isoform X1, whose product MLTMAWHPLPCQLTHCSMRIKLRLVPLLLLQLVALAAAQAPPSPVTEQILQKVAGSLQMYVDPLPQMPKIVGYSTRRGGTASVSLTIGMYQKTWKFHRDLPPTPVFVYGTSADAATFPGPTIIARHGVPLSVTWENNLPDRHILPFDLTVPTANPASGGVPTVVHLHGSVHPPQSDGSALAWFTAGFREVGPKWTQATYSYPNVQPPGNLWYHDHALGLTRANLLAGLLGAYVIEKPSVDDPLQLPCGEQYDLHLIIADRSFNVDGSLFMNSTGNNPSVHPQWQPEYFGQAITVNGKAWPYVNVKRRKYRFRILNSSNARYFRLALSNNLPFDVIGSDSSYLSSPVKTPTIILAPAEIADVVIDFSQSTTTSAELINDAPLPYPTGTVPGALDGKVMKFIMLPCNPSDPPDNSTVPPKCVPYAGSTATGDVTQTRYITMYEYQSDAGTPTHLYINGLRFEDPATETPKSGTTELWHVINLTNDNHPLHIHLGMFQAIKVQELVDQATFKSCMTMQNDAVKCNVTAHAVGNVLPTADYEKTWKNVVKIEPGHMTTVVVAFKLVDTNQTYPFDASAEPGYVYHCHILDHEDNAMIRPLKLLP is encoded by the exons ATGCTGACTATGGCATGGCATCCGCTTCCGTGCCAGCTTACTCATTGCAGTATGAGAATCAAACTTCGCttggttcctcttcttcttctccaactggTGGCTCTCGCCGCCGCTCAAGCCCCGCCGTCCCCCGTGACGGAACAAATCCTTCAGAAGGTGGCCGGCTCGTTGCAGATGTACGTCGACCCCCTGCCGCAGATGCCAAAGATCGTCGGCTACAGCACGCGACGCGGCGGCACGGCCTCTGTTTCCCTCACGATAGGGATGTACCAAAAGACATGG AAATTTCACCGTGACCTGCCTCCGACACCAGTATTTGTCTACGGCACCAGCGCCGACGCTGCCACCTTCCCGGGGCCAACCATCATTGCCCGCCATGGCGTTCCACTCTCCGTCACCTGGGAAAACAACCTGCCGGACCGCCACATCCTTCCCTTCGACCTCACCGTCCCGACGGCAAACCCCGCGTCTGGCGGTGTACCCACCGTCGTCCACCTCCACGGCAGCGTCCACCCACCGCAGTCAGACGGCAGCGCCCTCGCGTGGTTCACCGCCGGCTTCCGTGAGGTCGGCCCAAAGTGGACCCAAGCCACCTACAGCTACCCCAACGTCCAGCCACCTGGCAACCTGTGGTACCACGACCACGCCCTCGGCCTCACCCGCGCCAACCTCCTCGCCGGCCTCCTCGGTGCTTACGTCATCGAGAAGCCATCCGTTGATGACCCCCTCCAGCTGCCGTGCGGTGAACAGTACGACCTCCACCTCATCATCGCCGATCGGAGCTTCAACGTGGACGGCTCCCTCTTCATGAACTCCACCGGCAACAACCCCTCCGTCCACCCACAGTGGCAGCCGGAGTACTTCGGCCAGGCCATCACCGTCAACGGCAAGGCCTGGCCCTACGTCAACGTCAAGCGCCGCAAGTACCGCTTCCGCATCCTCAACTCCAGCAACGCCCGCTACTTCCGCCTGGCTCTGTCCAACAACCTTCCATTCGACGTCATCGGCTCCGACTCGTCGTACCTCTCGTCGCCTGTGAAGACGCCGACCATTATTTTAGCACCGGCAGAGATCGCCGACGTGGTGATCGACTTCTCGCAATCGACGACCACCTCCGCGGAGCTGATCAACGACGCTCCGTTACCGTACCCGACCGGCACAGTGCCGGGCGCGCTAGACGGCAAGGTGATGAAATTCATCATGCTTCCATGCAATCCGTCTGACCCGCCCGACAACTCGACGGTGCCGCCAAAGTGCGTGCCGTACGCAGGGTCGACGGCGACCGGCGACGTGACGCAGACAAGGTACATCACCATGTACGAGTACCAGAGCGATGCGGGGACACCGACTCACCTGTACATCAACGGCCTGAGGTTCGAGGACCCGGCGACAGAGACGCCCAAGTCCGGCACGACGGAGCTGTGGCACGTGATCAACCTGACCAACGACAACCATCCGCTGCACATCCACCTGGGGATGTTCCAGGCGATCAAAGTGCAGGAGCTGGTGGACCAGGCGACGTTCAAGAGCTGCATGACGATGCAGAACGACGCGGTCAAGTGTAACGTGACGGCACACGCCGTGGGGAACGTACTGCCCACAGCAGACTACGAGAAGACGTGGAAGAACGTGGTAAAGATCGAGCCGGGACACATGACGACGGTGGTGGTGGCGTTCAAACTTGTGGACACGAATCAGACGTACCCATTCGACGCATCGGCTGAGCCCGGTTACGTCTACCACTGCCAT ATATTGGATCACGAAGATAACGCCATGATTCGTCCATTGAAATTGCTTCCTTAA
- the LOC103991452 gene encoding multicopper oxidase LPR1 homolog 4 isoform X2 has protein sequence MRIKLRLVPLLLLQLVALAAAQAPPSPVTEQILQKVAGSLQMYVDPLPQMPKIVGYSTRRGGTASVSLTIGMYQKTWKFHRDLPPTPVFVYGTSADAATFPGPTIIARHGVPLSVTWENNLPDRHILPFDLTVPTANPASGGVPTVVHLHGSVHPPQSDGSALAWFTAGFREVGPKWTQATYSYPNVQPPGNLWYHDHALGLTRANLLAGLLGAYVIEKPSVDDPLQLPCGEQYDLHLIIADRSFNVDGSLFMNSTGNNPSVHPQWQPEYFGQAITVNGKAWPYVNVKRRKYRFRILNSSNARYFRLALSNNLPFDVIGSDSSYLSSPVKTPTIILAPAEIADVVIDFSQSTTTSAELINDAPLPYPTGTVPGALDGKVMKFIMLPCNPSDPPDNSTVPPKCVPYAGSTATGDVTQTRYITMYEYQSDAGTPTHLYINGLRFEDPATETPKSGTTELWHVINLTNDNHPLHIHLGMFQAIKVQELVDQATFKSCMTMQNDAVKCNVTAHAVGNVLPTADYEKTWKNVVKIEPGHMTTVVVAFKLVDTNQTYPFDASAEPGYVYHCHILDHEDNAMIRPLKLLP, from the exons ATGAGAATCAAACTTCGCttggttcctcttcttcttctccaactggTGGCTCTCGCCGCCGCTCAAGCCCCGCCGTCCCCCGTGACGGAACAAATCCTTCAGAAGGTGGCCGGCTCGTTGCAGATGTACGTCGACCCCCTGCCGCAGATGCCAAAGATCGTCGGCTACAGCACGCGACGCGGCGGCACGGCCTCTGTTTCCCTCACGATAGGGATGTACCAAAAGACATGG AAATTTCACCGTGACCTGCCTCCGACACCAGTATTTGTCTACGGCACCAGCGCCGACGCTGCCACCTTCCCGGGGCCAACCATCATTGCCCGCCATGGCGTTCCACTCTCCGTCACCTGGGAAAACAACCTGCCGGACCGCCACATCCTTCCCTTCGACCTCACCGTCCCGACGGCAAACCCCGCGTCTGGCGGTGTACCCACCGTCGTCCACCTCCACGGCAGCGTCCACCCACCGCAGTCAGACGGCAGCGCCCTCGCGTGGTTCACCGCCGGCTTCCGTGAGGTCGGCCCAAAGTGGACCCAAGCCACCTACAGCTACCCCAACGTCCAGCCACCTGGCAACCTGTGGTACCACGACCACGCCCTCGGCCTCACCCGCGCCAACCTCCTCGCCGGCCTCCTCGGTGCTTACGTCATCGAGAAGCCATCCGTTGATGACCCCCTCCAGCTGCCGTGCGGTGAACAGTACGACCTCCACCTCATCATCGCCGATCGGAGCTTCAACGTGGACGGCTCCCTCTTCATGAACTCCACCGGCAACAACCCCTCCGTCCACCCACAGTGGCAGCCGGAGTACTTCGGCCAGGCCATCACCGTCAACGGCAAGGCCTGGCCCTACGTCAACGTCAAGCGCCGCAAGTACCGCTTCCGCATCCTCAACTCCAGCAACGCCCGCTACTTCCGCCTGGCTCTGTCCAACAACCTTCCATTCGACGTCATCGGCTCCGACTCGTCGTACCTCTCGTCGCCTGTGAAGACGCCGACCATTATTTTAGCACCGGCAGAGATCGCCGACGTGGTGATCGACTTCTCGCAATCGACGACCACCTCCGCGGAGCTGATCAACGACGCTCCGTTACCGTACCCGACCGGCACAGTGCCGGGCGCGCTAGACGGCAAGGTGATGAAATTCATCATGCTTCCATGCAATCCGTCTGACCCGCCCGACAACTCGACGGTGCCGCCAAAGTGCGTGCCGTACGCAGGGTCGACGGCGACCGGCGACGTGACGCAGACAAGGTACATCACCATGTACGAGTACCAGAGCGATGCGGGGACACCGACTCACCTGTACATCAACGGCCTGAGGTTCGAGGACCCGGCGACAGAGACGCCCAAGTCCGGCACGACGGAGCTGTGGCACGTGATCAACCTGACCAACGACAACCATCCGCTGCACATCCACCTGGGGATGTTCCAGGCGATCAAAGTGCAGGAGCTGGTGGACCAGGCGACGTTCAAGAGCTGCATGACGATGCAGAACGACGCGGTCAAGTGTAACGTGACGGCACACGCCGTGGGGAACGTACTGCCCACAGCAGACTACGAGAAGACGTGGAAGAACGTGGTAAAGATCGAGCCGGGACACATGACGACGGTGGTGGTGGCGTTCAAACTTGTGGACACGAATCAGACGTACCCATTCGACGCATCGGCTGAGCCCGGTTACGTCTACCACTGCCAT ATATTGGATCACGAAGATAACGCCATGATTCGTCCATTGAAATTGCTTCCTTAA